The Maledivibacter sp. region CTTAGCAATACTTATACTATACTTATTCTTGAGAAACATAAGAACAACCTTTATAATTGGGACAGCAATACCAATATCTATTATTGCAACATTTACACTGATCTATTTCTATGGAATAACCCTAAATATGATGACATTAGGGGGTCTCGCACTAGGGGTAGGTATGCTTGTTGATAATGCCATAGTTGTTCTTGAGAATATATATAGGTTTAGACAAGACGGGTATTCAAGAAAAGAAGCGGCTGTAAAAGGAGCCCAGGAAGTGGGTATGGCAGTTACAGCATCCACACTCACTACTGTAGCAGTATTTTTACCAATGGTATTTGTGGAAGGGATTACATCGGCTATATTCAAGGAATTCTCCTTGACAGTAGCAATGTCCCTAGGAGCATCCTTAGTAGTATCCTTGACCCTCATACCTATGCTTTCTTCAAAGTTTTTAAAGGTAGATAAATTGCAGGGACAAAAACATCATGGCAAATTTAGACCATTTGATTTTATATATGATGCATTTGACAAGGTATTTGCTAAGGTGGAATCAGTTTATAAAAAAATATTAAAGTGGGCTTTAGGTCATAGAAAGTCAACAGTAGGGATAGCCATAATCATATTCTTAGGGAGTATGGCATCGGTGGGAATGGTAGGAGCAGAGTTTTTCCCAACCACCGACGAAGGACAATTTGCTGTAAACATTTCTTTGCCAGAGGGTTCGGAGCTTAATAATACCCATGGGGTAGTACTGGAAATAGAAAAGGATTTAGAGGGCATCGAAGAAATAGAAACCGTATTTTCTACAATTGGTTCAAGTGGAGGTTCATTTACATCAAGTAATAGCTCTAATACTGCTGCTGTAAATGTAGTTCTTAAGGATTTGAAGGATAGAAAAAGAAGTACCAGTGAAGTGGCAGATCAAGTTAGAAATATGGTAAGGGATATTCCGGGAGCTGAAATCGGAGTAGAGATAGTAACCCAGGGTATGGGACCAAGTGGAGGGGCGCCAATATCCGTTGATATAAAGGGTGATGATCTAGACGTACTGAAAAAAATTGGAGATGATTTTAAAGTTAGTGTAGAAGGTGTGGAAGGAACAAGGGAGGTTAAGAGTAGCTTTGGTGATGGAATTCCAGAGGTTCAGATAAGAATAGATAGAAAAAATGCTTCTAGGTATGGATTGACAGCGGCTCAAATTGCATCATCAATAAAGGGAACGGTTTTAGGGCAAACGGCCACAAGATATAAATTTGATGGTGAAGAAATAGATGTGATTATAAAAGGAGACTCTATATTTAAAGAAAGTATATCTAATCTGGGGCAGATGTCTATACAATCCCCTATGGGAGTAGATGTTCCATTAAACCAGATAGCACAGGTTTCTATAGATAGAGGGCCAGTTACTATTAATAGAAATGATCAGGTCAGAACCGTAAGTGTTACTAGTCAAATCATGGGTAGGGATTTAGCCAGTATAACGAGGGATATTAGGCAGGTTCTATCGGAATATTCTATGCCGGAAGGATACAGCTATGATATAAGCGGTCAAAATGAGGATATGATGGAGTCCTTCCAAGATTTATTCTTGGCACTTCTCTTAGCAATAGTACTGGTTTACATGATTATAGCATCACAATTTGAATCCTTGATTCATCCATTTACGATTATGTTCTCAGTTCCATTAGCCGTATCGGGCGGTATGTTTGGCCTATTTATTACGGGAAGATCCTTGAGTGTACCTGGATTCATAGGGGTTATTATGTTGGCAGGTATAGTAGTAAATAATGCTATAGTGTTAGTTGACTATATAAATACTCGTAGGGAAAGTGGCGAAAATAGAAAAGAAGCAATTATCAATGCAGGACCAGTAAGATTAAGACCGATATTAATGACTACATTGACCACTGTTTTAGGACTGTTTCCTCTGGCTCTAGGTATAGGAGAAGGAGCAGAAACTCAAGCTCCAATGGCGACAGTAGTTATCGGTGGATTACTTCTTTCTACATTGCTGACACTTGTATTTATACCGGTACTGTATACTATATTTGATGATTTCAATGGTTTCTTAAGGAAAAAAATATTTAAGAAAAAAAGTGCAAGAGTATAGTATAATACTATAGTGCATATTGGTCAAAGGGGCGGTTCACCATGTCATGGAAATATGACGAAAAGAATCGTCCCTTGGTTCACAAAAACCCAAGAGAATGACCTGAAAACTTACAACTTGGAACTTAGAACTTGGAACTACAAAGAGACTTTAGTCATTTTGTCAAGGATTCGGAGGTATAAGATGGAAAATAAGAAAAGTAAAAGGGAAGCAATAATCTATTCAGCATTAAAGATGTTTGAACGTGATGGATTTCATAAGACAAAGGTTGAAGAAATTGCCAAGGGAGCTAATGTAGGTAAGGGGACTATTTACGAATATTTTGATAGCAAGAAGGATTTATTCTGTCAAATGGTTAAATATATGATGGATAAATACATTGATATAATGAAGGAAGCCGTGGAAGAAGAAGTGGATGCTGTTACAAAGCTTCATAATCTTTTAAAGCTTCAATTGAAATTGACTGATGCCCATGGAAGCATAGGGCATATGATTCAGGTTCAGGTAATTAAAAGTGGCGTTGGAGAACAGCTCAAGCCAATGTTTATAGAGTTTAGAAGAAAGCAGATAGATGTGATTGAGGAAATCATTAAAGATGGAATAGAAGCCGGCTTATTTAAGTCTGCGGATACTTATATGGCTGCATTATTCTTTATTGGTGGCTCTAATCAATTTGCCTTTGAGAAAAGCTTTATGGCAAATTTCTGTGATGAATACAAAAGTGAAATAAAGTTAGATGCTAGGGGATTCATAGATGCATTTTTAATGGGAATAAAGAAATAATCCTTTGAAGATTGAGATGGGATTAAGGGGGATAGGTATGTATATTGGAGAAAAAGTAAGATTTAGGGCCTATGCAAAGGAAGATACAAAGCTTGCCCATGAATACATTAGCGATGCCGATGTCAAAAAAAATTTGACTCCGGACATTCCCTATCCTATAACTCTTCATGAAGAAGAGAAGTGGATTGAGAATCAATCGGCATTTAAGACGGAGTATAGCTTCGCCATTGAAATTCTTCAAAGTGGTGAATACATCGGTGGTTGCGGTGTAAATAAAGTAGATTGGAAAAACAGTGTCGCCGAAATAGGTATATTTTTAGGCAAGAAATTTTGGGGTAAAGGTTATGGCTCCGATGGAATGAATCTGCTAATAAAATTTGTTTTTGAACAGATGAATATAAATAAGGTAAAGCTTAATGTCTACTCCTTTAACAAAAGAGCCATAAGATGCTATGAAAAATTGGGATTTAAACTAGAAGGGGTTCTACGTCAAGAGTTATTTAGGGATGGACAGTATCATGATATTCACATTATGGGTATATTAAAGGATGAGTATTTCAAAAAAATACATTAGAATTTGCCCCCATGGGATAGATTTATCCCATGGGGGTTATTTGTTAGAAAATAATAAAAACTAATTGAAATAAATACAAAAATATTATATAATTCACATAAAAGTAAAAATATTCAAGATAGTGTTATTCCTACTTTTATGAATTTATAATCATAATATTTTTACAAGTATTACTTTGGGTACTATTTTAAGTAATAAAATCCATAGCCCTTGAGAATCTATATTACTTAAATGGTATATAAGAGGTTAAGAAACACAAATATGATTGAGGAGTGATAAGTATGAAAAGAAAGAAAAAATTGATTATCACATTAACCATCATTATGATTTTTTCCACCTTCTCTGTTTATGCTAATCCGCAAGATCAAGTCATACATAATAACGACTATGAAGAAAACCTACCTACTATATCAAGGGATGATAGCTTTATGATACCATTGGATGAACTAAGGGGAACAACACCAAGTATGCGGGGAGATGTATACATTGGAAAGTTCTATGACGAAAACTCAACCGATGGATATAAAGAATATGAAAACAATGGAGAAAAATATCTTGCGAGATTGAGGCATATCAAAAGAACTCATACTGAACCATATCTATGCAATTCTAAATATTTATTGAGTTTATATAGGGGTCAGTCAAAAAGTGTTTCAAAAACCGTTTCAGATACAAGATCAACAACCATATCAGCTACAACAAGTAGTTCTAATGAAATTGAAGGTAATTTCTTTGGACAGAAAGCAACACAAACCATAAAATTTGAAGTTACTGCTTCTCGTAATTGGACGAAGACATATAGCGTTACTAAAAAAGATGTTTTCAATTTTCCCCAGGATGTTCCTAGTCAATACTCCTATATAAATCTTTACAGTGGATTTACCCACGATGTGTATGAAGCAGTAGTAGACTACGTACCCTTTGAAAAATACGATAAAAAGACTAAAGTGACCAATATAACCACGATTTCCGAGCCAGTTATGCCCAATGAAGATGTGTACAGATATGTTGTACGCGTATATTTAGAAGATGGAAGAGTATTCCGTTATTCCGGCGTACTATCCCCAGATCAGTATAATGGTGGTGGTAGTATAAAGGATGCTCCTCAAGTAAAGAAGGTTTTAGAGAAGTTTAGCGACGGATATTATCATGAGTGTGCAAGGCGTTATAATTATAATAACAAGGGAGAACTTAAGTATGAAGTAAAAGTACCTATTCCTACTATTAAATGGGAACCACATAATTAAAGGGAAGGGCATATTTGATTATATAAGTATGGTCGTATAATATTTATCCGTATGTATAAAGAGGGCTATGAAAAGGGATAAAGGTAATGGTTGTTTTCGTTTATAAGAAAACAACCATTGCCTTTTATCGTGACATTTAGAACTCAAAATCCTTCATAAGGCAGTAAGATGTTTATATAAATGAATAAACTAATAACACAAATTCTAAAAAGATCATTGCAAATATAAAGATAATAATGTTATTATGATAAATATATATTTAATAATATTGGTATTTAACATAGATTAGGAGGGTTAGTGTGGAAAAGATTCCCGCATATATGAGAGTTTATGGGATATTGAAAAGGCAAATAATCGAAAGAGAATATATGGTAGGAGATTTATTGCCAGCGGAGCCAGTTTTAGAAAAGAAATTTAATGTTAGTCGTACGACCATACGTAAGGCTGTAGGAATGTTATCTAGGGAAGGTTTTGTTGTAAAAAAGCAAGGTGTAGGAACGCAAATATTGGATCATAAAACTATGCAAAATCTAAATTATGTTACTTCTATTTCTGAAACTCTAGAAAAGAAGGGGTATACAGTAACTACTAAGTTCTTGGGTATGGATGTTATTAATCCATCTATCCAAATAGCCGCTGATTTGCAAATACAACCCTATGATAGGGTTGTGTGTATTAAACGTATTAAGTTTGTAGAGGGTAAAGCCATAGCAATAATGAAGAATTATCTTATATATGATATGGTTCAAGGTATAAAAGATATCAATGAAAATTTTAATTCTTTATATAAATTTGTTAAGGAGAACTATAATATTTGTATAGACGCCGCAAGGGATACTATTTCAGCAAAATCAGCAAATATATGGGAAGGAGAAATGCTGGATATTTCTGTGGGCAGTGCATTATTGGCTTTAAGGAGGATATGTTATCAACAAAGCAAACCAGTTTGCGTAGATATTGTTAGTATTGTTGGTGATAGATATGAATTTGTTGTAAACATGAGTGGAAGAGAAGACGATTAAAAAATAATAGTTATCTATATGAAAAAAATAAACAAGGCAGGTTAGGAAGTAATTTTGTTGAGTATGCCTTATATGTATTAATAAACTCCCAGTTGTTTCAACCGAGGAGTTTATTTTATTTTCTGAAAATAAAGAAAAACATATTGACATATTAAACATAATGACGTTATAATGTAACTATGAATAATGAATTGTGTACACAAATTCATAAGTGAGCAAATTGCATAATTACTTTCTATAAAATCCCTATATAGATATTCCAGTTAAACAGTTAATTTATACACATCAAAAATCCCTAGAAACATCGGATATTTTGATATATATAAATTAAGTTTAACTTTGGGAAATCTATACATGTAGTTTAGAAATCTTCAAAGCTATACCACCAAATATGCTATATCTTAAGTTATTAAATCAAGGATGATATTCGCATATTAGGTTTAGCCAAGTAAGAGTTATGCAATTTCCTCAATTAAGTATAGAGGTGATAGTTTATGGACAATAGTATTAGTCTAGCCGATATTGCAAGCATTATTGATATCAGTGCTGTGCGTACCGACGTGACTTTAGCTGAGATTGAGCAAATGGTTTTATTAGCAAAACAATATAGATTTATTTGTACCTTTACAATGCCATGCTTTACAGAAAAGCTCATAGATATGCTAAAGGATGAAAAGGATATCATGGTGGGTGGTGTTGTAGGTTTTCCATCGGGGGCAGATACCACATCCATAAAGGTTGCAACAGCAAAGGAAATGAGGATGCTAGGGTGTAATGAATTAGATATGGTGATAAATGTTGGGGCCCTTAAGAGTGGTAAATACGATAAGGTCAAGGATGATATCAAGGCAGTAGTTGAGGCCGCCGATGGATTACCGGTGAAATCAATCCTGGAAATCGCTTACCTAACCAGCGATGAAATTGTAAGAGGCAGTGAAATTGCAGTAGAAGCAGGGGTATCCTATGTAAAAACTGGTACTGGTTGGGGTAATAAGCCCACCACTGTAGAGATAATAAAGCTTATAAAGAGAACCATTGGAGATTCAGCAAAAATAAAGGCTGCGGGAGGTATAAGAAATCTAGACACCGTTATTGAGATGATGGAAGCGGGATGTAGTAGATTTGGAATTGGACTTAATTCTGCTATTTCCATTATGAATGAGGCCAATAAACTTCTTGGTAAAGAGACCACGGGTAATAATGCTACCTTGGCTTTAAATGATAATTATTAATCTGTTTCTATTGACTGAACTTATTGATGGCATGAACTCGGGTTTGAAATTTGACACGAATGATGGTTAAGTCATGAAGGGGGGAGTGAACAGAATTGAACAAGTATATCATAGCATATGATTTAGGTACTGGGGGCATAAAGGCATCTCTTTACGATGCTAATGGCAATTCCATCACAAGTGCTTTTGCTTCATATGATACGTACTATCCTAGTTCAGGATGGCATGAACAAAAGCCCATGCAGTGGTGGAATGCAGTAATAGAAACCACAAATATATTACTTAACGAGGTTGATATTGATAGGAATCATATTGAGGGAATAGGGATTTCCGGTCATAGCCTAGGCGTTATCCCCATAGACAAGGATGGAAACCTTATTAGGGAGTCCATACCAATTTGGTCGGATTCTAGGGCAGAAATCCAAGCAGAAAGGTTCTTCAAGAAAGTAGATCAGGAGGAGTGGTATATGGCCACTGGAAACGGTTTCCCGCCTCCCCTATATTCTATATTCAAGATAATGTGGTATAAGGATAATGAACCAGAAATGTTTTCAAAGGTATACAAATTTATTGGAACTAAGGACTATATTAATTTTATGCTCACCGGTGTGGCATGCACAGATTATTCATATGCTTCGGGAAGCGGTGTTTATGACCTTGTTAATTGGAAGTATAATGAAAAATTTATTGAGGCTTCGGGTATACCAAATTCAGTTCTTCCAGAAATTGTGGCTTCAACCAAGATATTAGGCAACCTAACACCGGCTGCTGCTAAGGCCTTGGGATTACCAGAGAGTGTAAAGGTTGTTGCTGGAGGCGTGGATAACGCTTGCATGGCATTAGGTGCCAGAGGTATAAAGGACGGCAGGGTATATACGTCTCTGGGTTCGTCGGCATGGATCGCTGTTACAGCCAGTAAACCTATTTTAAATAGTACAAAAAGACCCTATGTTTTTACCCACTGTATTCCAGGGATGTTTACTTCAGCCACATGTATATTTGCTGCAGGTAGTTCTCTCAATTGGGTTCGAGACAATATCTGTAAGGATATGATTGATAAAGCAGAAAAAGATGGATTAGATGTGTATACTTTCATAAATGAAGCAGGGGAGGCCTCACCAATTGGAGCAAAGGGATTACTATTTAATCCTAGCTTGGCAGGTGGTTCTGGACTTGATAAATCTCCTAAAATCAGAGGAGGATTTATTGGGCTAGATCTTGCCCATAGCCAGGCAGATATGATTAGGGCAACCATGGAGGGTATAGCAATGAATTTGCGTATGGCTCTGGATGTGCTACAGGATTATACTGAGATGTCCCATCAAATGCTTATAGTTGGTGGAGGCGGTAAAAGTAAACTATGGAGACAGATATTTGCCGATGTTTATAATAAAGAAATAATCAAAACCAATGTAGGGCAAGATGCAGGATCCCTTGGAGCGGCGGCTTGTGCAGCTGTAGGTACTGGATTATGGAATGATTTTACCATAATAGATGAGATTCATAAGACCCAAGATATAGTAATTCCCGATAAACCTAATAATACAGTATATGAAAGATATTTAAAGGTTTTCAGTAGGGTTGCTGATATGCAAGCGGATATTGGTGATATGCTTAGTGACTTGTAGAGATTCCAGTCAAAACTTTAAACTATACATACAAAAAATCCCCCAGCAACATGGGATATTTGGATATGTATAAATTAAGATTTACTTGGAACTCTTGATATAGAGATTCCAGTCAAAACTTTAATTCATACATATCAAAAACTCTTAGAAACACTGAGTATTTTGCTATGTATAAATTAAGATTTACTTGGAACTCTCTACATAATACGGTTTTAATAAAAGGGAGGAATTATGATGAAGAAGGTAATGTCTCTATTACTTATTACATTATTAATATTTTCATTGATCGGTTGTAGTGTGGATAATCCATCACAAAATGAAGAAGCATCGTCAAGTAAAAGTGAAGAAGCCCCAAATAATGATAAAACAGCCAAGGTAAAGAAGAAGGACCCCAAGGATATGGTTTTTGCTATCTCCCTTGGGTGGATGGAAAATGAATCAGGTCAACGTCAGAAATATGCTTTTGAAACTGCCATAAAGGAATTAGGTGGCACTTATTCTATAGTTGATGCAAATTATGATGCCAAAAAACAATCTGAGCAAATCGAAGCATTCATAAAGGCTAAGCCAGATGCATTATTTATTACTCCTTCAGATCCAGTAGGTATTAGTGAAGCAGTAAAGCATGCAATTGATGCAGGAATCCCAGTATTTTGTTCCGATGGTTTTGTACCGGGAGCGGCTGTAACCACAACAGTTGCCTTTGACAACTTTGCCGGTGGAGCTTGGACAATGGAGCAGATATGTCAAAAGCTTGGAGGAAAAGGGAAAATTGCAGTTATAGATCTTCCATCAAATGAAGGATGGGATGCAAGGGGTCAAGGGGCTAAATGGACATTGCAACAATATCCGGATATAGAGATAGTACAAAGATGGTCATGGGATTCAACGGGAGCTGTTACTCCACGTATGGCCATAGACAATATGCTTACTGCATGCCCAAATAAGGGAGATCTTGATGCCATATGGTGTGCATGGGATGGTGCAGTATTTGAAGGTATCCAAGCTGTAAAGGCCGCAGGACGTGAGGAAATCTTGTTTACAGGTTCCGATGGTGGAGAACACTGTTTTGAGGTCATGAAACAATCTCCAAACTTTATAGGAACAGTTGGGGAATCGGTTTATACAATGGCTTATCAATGTGTTTTCTATGCCCATCAATATCTACGTGGAGAAGCTGTACCACGTGTTGTAATGGCACCCGGCATTGGAATCACTAGAGATATGATTTTAAATGTAAAGGTTCCAGAGGATTGGAATGGTATTGGCGATTACGATATTCCTGGTAACTTTAAGAAAATTGGCTGGGTTCCAACAATCTAGAATAGAATCATTTTAGGGGTAATATTCAATGGCATATATTGCCCCTTTTCTAAATTATGAATAGGGACAGATAGGGGGCATATAGTAATGAGCGAATATCGTTTAGAAATGAATGGAATAGTAAAGGAGTTTTCATCATTAAGGGCTCTCGATAATGCAAGCTTCAAGCTCAAAGCCGGTGAAGTCCACGCATTGCTAGGAATAAACGGTGCCGGTAAATCCACTCTGATAAAGGTACTTTCCGGTGTCTATAAAAGAGAAGGCGGAGAAATACTCATAGATGGAAATTCTGTAGATATAAATAAGCCTAAGGATGCAATGGCTGCTGGCATAGCAACAGTTTATCAAGACCCACAAATGATTACATCCTTTACAGGTTATGAAAATATATTTCTTGGTAATGAAAGTAAAAAAGAAGGTATTTTTGCTGGGCTTAGTAAAAAACAAATGAAAAAACAGGCAGAGGAGCTTTTAGTAGAATTTCCTCTAGATATTGATTTAGAAAAACCTATCTATACACTTAGTGCAGTGGAAAAGGAAATAATTGCTGTATTAAGGGCATTGTCAAAACGATCTAATATTCTTGTATTAGATGAACCTACGTCAATTCTAACAGAGAAAGAAAAATGTATACTCTTTGATCTTATAAAAATTCTAAAGACCAAGGGTGTATCAATTATATATATTACCCACCATCTCGATGAAGTCAGCCAAATATGTGACAGTATGACTATTTTTCGCAATGGAAAGAATGTTGCAACACTTCCAGTAAAGTGT contains the following coding sequences:
- a CDS encoding GNAT family N-acetyltransferase, yielding MYIGEKVRFRAYAKEDTKLAHEYISDADVKKNLTPDIPYPITLHEEEKWIENQSAFKTEYSFAIEILQSGEYIGGCGVNKVDWKNSVAEIGIFLGKKFWGKGYGSDGMNLLIKFVFEQMNINKVKLNVYSFNKRAIRCYEKLGFKLEGVLRQELFRDGQYHDIHIMGILKDEYFKKIH
- a CDS encoding efflux RND transporter permease subunit: MNLSKIAVKRPVTIAMITFIIIILGVVSLAKLPIDLFPEIEVPVAIVSTSYSGVGSQEMEELVTKPIEEAIATVSDIKNVRSISSEGSSIVVAEFTFGTDMDFAALDMREKVDMVKGFLPDEAGAPMVLKIDPNSFPIIQLSLSNGGDLAKLQVIGEDTIKPRLERLSGVASVDVSGGYENQVEIIVNQEKLKGYGLTIDRLSQILRAENLNLPGGEVKKGKQELTIRTMGEFQSLEEIENLPITLPSGGIVYLSDIADINMNYKDTEAIVKTNGKNSINISIQKQSGTNTVKVADKVNEELEKLKNEFPGIEVSVVMDQSEFIKQSIDNVVKNAIVGAFLAILILYLFLRNIRTTFIIGTAIPISIIATFTLIYFYGITLNMMTLGGLALGVGMLVDNAIVVLENIYRFRQDGYSRKEAAVKGAQEVGMAVTASTLTTVAVFLPMVFVEGITSAIFKEFSLTVAMSLGASLVVSLTLIPMLSSKFLKVDKLQGQKHHGKFRPFDFIYDAFDKVFAKVESVYKKILKWALGHRKSTVGIAIIIFLGSMASVGMVGAEFFPTTDEGQFAVNISLPEGSELNNTHGVVLEIEKDLEGIEEIETVFSTIGSSGGSFTSSNSSNTAAVNVVLKDLKDRKRSTSEVADQVRNMVRDIPGAEIGVEIVTQGMGPSGGAPISVDIKGDDLDVLKKIGDDFKVSVEGVEGTREVKSSFGDGIPEVQIRIDRKNASRYGLTAAQIASSIKGTVLGQTATRYKFDGEEIDVIIKGDSIFKESISNLGQMSIQSPMGVDVPLNQIAQVSIDRGPVTINRNDQVRTVSVTSQIMGRDLASITRDIRQVLSEYSMPEGYSYDISGQNEDMMESFQDLFLALLLAIVLVYMIIASQFESLIHPFTIMFSVPLAVSGGMFGLFITGRSLSVPGFIGVIMLAGIVVNNAIVLVDYINTRRESGENRKEAIINAGPVRLRPILMTTLTTVLGLFPLALGIGEGAETQAPMATVVIGGLLLSTLLTLVFIPVLYTIFDDFNGFLRKKIFKKKSARV
- a CDS encoding FGGY-family carbohydrate kinase, with protein sequence MNKYIIAYDLGTGGIKASLYDANGNSITSAFASYDTYYPSSGWHEQKPMQWWNAVIETTNILLNEVDIDRNHIEGIGISGHSLGVIPIDKDGNLIRESIPIWSDSRAEIQAERFFKKVDQEEWYMATGNGFPPPLYSIFKIMWYKDNEPEMFSKVYKFIGTKDYINFMLTGVACTDYSYASGSGVYDLVNWKYNEKFIEASGIPNSVLPEIVASTKILGNLTPAAAKALGLPESVKVVAGGVDNACMALGARGIKDGRVYTSLGSSAWIAVTASKPILNSTKRPYVFTHCIPGMFTSATCIFAAGSSLNWVRDNICKDMIDKAEKDGLDVYTFINEAGEASPIGAKGLLFNPSLAGGSGLDKSPKIRGGFIGLDLAHSQADMIRATMEGIAMNLRMALDVLQDYTEMSHQMLIVGGGGKSKLWRQIFADVYNKEIIKTNVGQDAGSLGAAACAAVGTGLWNDFTIIDEIHKTQDIVIPDKPNNTVYERYLKVFSRVADMQADIGDMLSDL
- a CDS encoding sugar ABC transporter substrate-binding protein; this translates as MKKVMSLLLITLLIFSLIGCSVDNPSQNEEASSSKSEEAPNNDKTAKVKKKDPKDMVFAISLGWMENESGQRQKYAFETAIKELGGTYSIVDANYDAKKQSEQIEAFIKAKPDALFITPSDPVGISEAVKHAIDAGIPVFCSDGFVPGAAVTTTVAFDNFAGGAWTMEQICQKLGGKGKIAVIDLPSNEGWDARGQGAKWTLQQYPDIEIVQRWSWDSTGAVTPRMAIDNMLTACPNKGDLDAIWCAWDGAVFEGIQAVKAAGREEILFTGSDGGEHCFEVMKQSPNFIGTVGESVYTMAYQCVFYAHQYLRGEAVPRVVMAPGIGITRDMILNVKVPEDWNGIGDYDIPGNFKKIGWVPTI
- the deoC gene encoding deoxyribose-phosphate aldolase, whose amino-acid sequence is MDNSISLADIASIIDISAVRTDVTLAEIEQMVLLAKQYRFICTFTMPCFTEKLIDMLKDEKDIMVGGVVGFPSGADTTSIKVATAKEMRMLGCNELDMVINVGALKSGKYDKVKDDIKAVVEAADGLPVKSILEIAYLTSDEIVRGSEIAVEAGVSYVKTGTGWGNKPTTVEIIKLIKRTIGDSAKIKAAGGIRNLDTVIEMMEAGCSRFGIGLNSAISIMNEANKLLGKETTGNNATLALNDNY
- a CDS encoding TetR/AcrR family transcriptional regulator — translated: MENKKSKREAIIYSALKMFERDGFHKTKVEEIAKGANVGKGTIYEYFDSKKDLFCQMVKYMMDKYIDIMKEAVEEEVDAVTKLHNLLKLQLKLTDAHGSIGHMIQVQVIKSGVGEQLKPMFIEFRRKQIDVIEEIIKDGIEAGLFKSADTYMAALFFIGGSNQFAFEKSFMANFCDEYKSEIKLDARGFIDAFLMGIKK
- a CDS encoding GntR family transcriptional regulator — translated: MEKIPAYMRVYGILKRQIIEREYMVGDLLPAEPVLEKKFNVSRTTIRKAVGMLSREGFVVKKQGVGTQILDHKTMQNLNYVTSISETLEKKGYTVTTKFLGMDVINPSIQIAADLQIQPYDRVVCIKRIKFVEGKAIAIMKNYLIYDMVQGIKDINENFNSLYKFVKENYNICIDAARDTISAKSANIWEGEMLDISVGSALLALRRICYQQSKPVCVDIVSIVGDRYEFVVNMSGREDD